One genomic segment of Capricornis sumatraensis isolate serow.1 chromosome X, serow.2, whole genome shotgun sequence includes these proteins:
- the LOC138071722 gene encoding melanoma-associated antigen 10-like, producing the protein MSELSKPEEGFQDPGEAQGPVNAQLLGAEAGVAASASASSPTVSSLGTGESLPQEALNEMIASLMKFLLLKYRAKEPTSQAEMLNKVLRDNQEYFPVVFSQASQCLQLVFGVEVKEVDPREHIYIMVSILGLSCNAVLSSGQSLPKAGLLVLVLNLIRRNGDRAPEQKVWGALSRLGVYAGSVHCIFGEPRTLLTHVWVQEGYLEYRQVPYSHPARYEFLWGPRAYAETSKWEIMAFLLRVKQRALRAFALQSAEAAREDDEAD; encoded by the coding sequence atgagtgagctgagcaagcccgaggaaggttttcaggaccctggcgaggcccagggcccggtgaatgcgcagctcttgggggctgaggcaggggtggctgcatctgcctcggcctcctcccccacagtgtcctccttaggcactggggagtccttgccccaggaagcgctgaatgagatgatagctagcctaatgaagttcctgctcctcaagtatcgagccaaggagccgacctcccaggcggaaatgctgaataaggtcctcagggataaccaggagtacttcccggtggtcttcagccaagcctcgcagtgcctgcagctggtctttggcgtggaagtgaaggaggtggaccccagggagcacatctacatcatggtctccatcctgggcctcagctgcaacgcagtgctgagcagtgggcagagcctccccaaggccggcctcctggtgctggtcctcaacctgatcaggcggaatggagaccgtgcccctgagcagaaggtctggggagcgctcagcagattgggtgtgtatgctgggagtgtgcactgcatctttggggagcccaggacgcttctgacccacgtgtgggtgcaggaggggtacctggagtaccggcaggtgccttacagccaccctgctcgctatgagttcctgtggggtccccgggcttatgcggagaccagcaagtgggaaatcatggcatttctgctcagggtcaaacaaagggctttgagggccttcgCACTGCAGTCTGCAGAGGCTGCAAGGGAGGACGATGAGGcggactga